TGTGGCGTGATGCCGGCTTGGTCGACCGGGCTTTTGCCGAACACGCGACGTCCCCTGGCGAGCACATGCAAGTGGTGCTGCCGGACGGTTCGACCGCCTATCTCGACGGCGACAGCGCCCTCGACACCGACTTCAAGGGCCAGGATCGGTCGGTCGCCATCCTGCGCGGGCGCGTCTGGTTCGACGTCGTAAGAGATGAATCCAAGCCTTTCCGCGTCACGGTGAACGAGGTGGAAGTCAGGGTTCTCGGCACCGCCTTCGCGGTCGAGGACGAGGCCAGCGAGGTCAAGGTCACGGTGGAACGCGGGCTTGTCGCGATTGCAGCGCCCGGTCTCGCCGGCGAACAGCTGACTGCCGGAGAGGCACTATCGGTTGCCCCCGGTCAAGGCGCGTCGAGGATCACGGTCGACGCCGATACGGAGCTGGCCTGGCGACGCGGCCTGATCGTGATGAACCACACGCCGCTGGCAAAGGTCATCGACGAACTTGGCCGCATATCGGCCGGACGCATCATCGTTCGCGACGAGAGCCTGCGCGACCTGCGCCTGTCTGGCGTCTTCAAGGCGGACGAGCCTGAGACCATCCTCGCGGCCCTTCACTCGACGCTCGGCCTCCGGACGTTTCGTGTGCCTGGCATCGCCACCGTCATCTATCGCTAGAGTCCAGCCTCGAGATTCTTTTACGGTTTCGCCGACCGTCAGTCGTTCCCTTGATGTGGGGCCGGACGGCTCCGACGAATAACCGGGGACGATCCGAGAATGTCTGGAATGAGGACCGCGCTGGCCTTTGGCAGCGCATCGATGCTGGCGATTGTGGCGAGTTCCGCGTTTCCGATCATGGCAATCGCGCAAACAACCCAAACCGAGGCGCGTGCCGGCAGCCATGACTTCAACATCCCGGCAAAATCCTTGCTCGCAGCGCTTGCCGACTATACGGCGGCCACCGGCATTCAGGTCGTCAGGCCGAGCGGTGCCCCGATCTCCGGGCGGTCCGGCGCGGTAGTGGGCCGGCTCTCTCCGGCAAGTGCGCTGGCGCGGCTGCTCGGCCCGAGCGGCCTGGAGTTCCAGTTCGTCGATGCCAGGACGGTCAGCATCCGTGCGAAGACAGGCAACGAGGCGGCGCTGCCCGTCACCAACGGCTCGCTCGTGCTCGATGTCATAAGGGTTGATGGCGGCGGCGGCGCCCCGGTCTACGAGCCATACGAGACGGCTGCCCCGACCG
The nucleotide sequence above comes from Aminobacter aminovorans. Encoded proteins:
- a CDS encoding FecR family protein translates to MSENSRSAEISDQAIREAAEWFARLQSTGVTDADRSAFRAWLAMDRANHDAFSKTKKLWHELAVPARIAGRDSWHRRGLYRPTLAQRAVKTGAALSFAFLMLGSVALWRDAGLVDRAFAEHATSPGEHMQVVLPDGSTAYLDGDSALDTDFKGQDRSVAILRGRVWFDVVRDESKPFRVTVNEVEVRVLGTAFAVEDEASEVKVTVERGLVAIAAPGLAGEQLTAGEALSVAPGQGASRITVDADTELAWRRGLIVMNHTPLAKVIDELGRISAGRIIVRDESLRDLRLSGVFKADEPETILAALHSTLGLRTFRVPGIATVIYR